CCCTGCTGCGCCCGACCCGGCCGCGCAGCTGGTGCAGCTGCGAGAGGCCGAGGGCGTCGGCGCGTTCCACGATCAGTGTGTTGGCGTTGGAGATGTCCAGTCCGGTCTCGATGATCGTGGTGCAGACCAGCACGTCGAACTCCCGCTGCCAGAAGCCCTGCACGGTGGACTCCAGCGCGTCCTCGTTCATCTGCCCGTGCGCGACCGCGACCCGCGCCTCCGGCACGAGATCGCGAATCCGCTTGGCCGCCTTGTCGATCGACGACACGCGGTTGTGCACGTAGAACACCTGGCCGTCGCGCAGCAGCTCGCGCCGAATGGCGGCGGTGACCTGCTTGTCGTTGTACCCGCCGACGTAAGTGAGCACCGGGTGGCGCTCCTCGGGCGGCGTGAGGATCGTGGACATCTCGCGGATGCCGGCCAGGCTCATTTCCAGGGTGCGCGGAATCGGCGTCGCGGACATGGTGAGCACATCGACATGGGTGCGCAGCGCCTTGATGTGTTCCTTGTGCTCGACGCCGAACCGCTGCTCCTCGTCGACCACCACCAAGCCGAGGTCCTTCCAGCGCACGCCCGTCTGCAGCAGCCGGTGGGTACCGACCACGATGTCGACGCTGCCGTCGGCCATGCCCTCCAGCACGACGCGGGCATCGGGCGGATCGGTGAAGCGGGAAAGCCCCCGCACGGTGATCGGGAAGCCGGAGACGCGCTCGGTGAAGGTCTGCAGATGCTGTTGCGCGAGCAGTGTGGTCGGCACGAGCACGACGACCTGCTTGCCGTCCTGCACTGCCTTGAAGGCGGCGCGCACGGCGATCTCGGTCTTGCCGTAGCCGACGTCGCCGCACACCACTCGGTCCATCGGGACCGGCTTCTCCATGTCCGCCTTCACCTCGGCGATGGCGGTCATCTGATCGACGGTCTCGGTGAACGCGAACGCATCCTCCATCTCCTGCTGCCATGGCGTGTCCAGCCCGAACGCGTGTCCCGGCGCCGCCTGGCGGGCGGCATACAGCTGCACGAGCTCGCCCGCGATCTCGCGAACGGCCTTGCGCGCCTTGCGTTTCGTATTGGCCCAGTCCGAGCCTCCGAGCTTGGACAGGCTCGGCATCTCACCGCCGACGTAGCGGGAGAGCTGATCGAGCGACTCCATCGGCACGAACAAGCGGTCGCCGGGCTGACCGCGCTTGCCCGGCGCGTATTCGATAACCAGGTATTCGCGACGCGCGCCGCCGACGGTGCGCTCGATCATCTCGACGAACTTGCCGATGCCGTGCTGATCGTGCACCACCATGTCGCCCGCGTTGAGCGCCAGCGGATCGACCTGGTTGCGCCGCTTGGCGGGCATCCGCTTGCCCTCGGCAGGGGCGGTGACCCGGTTGCCGGTGAGATCGGATTCAGCGACGACCACGAGCCCGGCGTCGTCGAACACCAGACCGTCGTGCAGCGAGCCGCACAGCACGCCGACGACGCCCGCGCTCGGCTCAGCGCCCGATTCCAGCGCCGCCGCGGGCACGTCGGCATCGGCGAGCCGTTCCAGAACGCGCTGCGCCGTACCCTGTCCCGCGACGACCACGACCGCCATGCCACCAGTGGATACGTGCGCGCGCAGCGAGGCGAAGATAGTCGCCACCAGCTCGTCGGAACCGCGCGCAGCGGGACCGGTCAGCACCGGGAGGACGACCTCCGCCGGGTCACCGGAGGTGAGGGGGCTCAGCGTCCACCAGGGCAGGCCATGCCGGTCGGCGCTGGCGTGGATCTCAGGCAGCGGACGGTAGGCCGAGGCCGCAAGGTCGAGCCCGTGCCCACCGAGCGGAGCGGCGCCGCCGAACGAGGCCGCCGTCCAGGATGCCTCCAGGAACTCCTCGCCGGTGCGCACCAGATCGGCCGCGCGGGTGCGGATCTTCTCCGGATCGCACAGCAGCACGTGGGTTCCCTCGGGCAGCACCTCGGTGAGCAGGCGCAGCTGCCCGGGTTGCAGTACCGGCAGCAGCGCCTCCATGCCGTCGACCGGGATGCCCTGCGCCAGCTTCTCCAGCATCTCGACCAGCGCCGCGTCCGCCGCGTTGGCGACGGCGACCTCGGCGGCGCGCTCGCGCACCGCCGTGGTGAGCAGCAATTCCCGGCACGGCGGCGCGACGACGACATTCGCCGCGACGTCCGGCAGCGAGCGCTGGTCGGCGACCGCGAACGGCCGCAGCTCGGCGATCTCGTCGCCCCAGAACTCCACGCGCACCGGATGATCGGCGGTCGGCGGGAAGACGTCCAGGATGCCACCGCGCACCGCGAACTCGCCGCGCTTGCCCACCATGTCGACCCGGGTGTAGGCGAATTCGACCAGGCGTGTGAGCAACTCGTCGAAGTCGAATTCGACACCGACGCGCAGCACGATCGGCTCGATGTCGCCGAGCCCGCCCGCCATCGGCTGCATGAGCGACCGCACCGTGGTCACCACCACGCGCAACGGCCCCGGGAAGGTCGAATCGTCGGGGTGTGCGATCCGGCGAAGCACCTCGAGCCTGCGCCCCACCGTGTCGGCGCCTGGCGAGAGTCGCTCATGCGGCAGCGTCTCCCAAGATGGGAACTGCGCCACGGCGGCGCCGAGCATCTCCTCGAGCTCGACGGTCAGATCGTCGGCCTCGCGCCCGGTCGCGGTGACCACCACCAACGGCCGCTCGGCCGCGACGGTCGCCGCCACGAACGGCCGCACCGCGGACGGCGCGACCAACTCGACCGACGCAGTGCCGATCAGCTCCGCGACAGTCCGTAGCGAGGTATCGGCACCGGCCGCGGCGGCCAGTCCCGCCAACGGCGGGCGGTGGGTGGACATCGACAACTCCTGAGCGCAGGCGGGCGTTATGGTGTTGATTTTTGCAGCGCCTGCGGCGCTGCGGGTTCGCGGCCCCTGGATGGCTCGCATCCGAGCGTCCGAGACTCACCCCCGGCAGAGCGGGAAGAGGGTCGACCAGGCGTTTTGTGGTTTGGCCTGGCGAGAGCGAGCGCTGATCGGGGTGGTTCGCCGCTTGGTCCAGCCGCCTCCGCGACGAAGTCACCAGTGGCAGTACCCAGCCACGAGCCACCCAATGCGAGCCATCCAAGGGTGGCGCACCCCAGTGCCGCCGATACCGCCTCACACAACCACACCGGCCGAACCCCCATTTCCGAGCGCAGCGAGACCGAGCATTCCCCTGTTCGCGGCCCGGCTCGCGTCCGAGCGGCCGACGCGTCCGCGACGAAGTCGCCAGCGTCGGTCGCTCGGACGCGAGCCAAAAGGGGGCCGCGAACCCGCCGCGCCCGCGCGGCCAAAATTACGGCACGTAGCGGCGGAGTCTGCGGGCGGCGAACTCACGGAAGTACGACAGCTTCTCCGCGGGGACGAGCGACGGCAGCAGGAAGAACCAGGCGCGTTCCATCCTGATCGCCATCTGGTCGATCGTCTCGGTGCCGACTGCGGTGATGTGCACGCCCGCGGTCACTTCTTGCAGCAGTAGGCCGATGACCTCAGGGTCGAGGTGGGACTCCAGATCGCCCTGGGCGACGGCCCGCTCGGAGAGCAGGCGGTAGGTGTCGCCCCAGGTTTTGGCGATGTTGTCGCCCTGCGCGCCGCGGTAGTCGCCGATCTGGTGGGTCAGCTTCAGCATGGCGCCGACCATCGGGTCGTTCATCGATAGGTCGGCAACGACGTAGGTGATGCCGATGCACGCTTCCAGCGCGGGCACTCTGGGATCGAAGAAGCCCTGGCACGAGCTGATCAGTCGCTCGTTGCCCTGGTCGACCACGGCGCGCGCCAGCTCTTCCTTCGAGCCGAAGTGAAAGTACAAGGCGCCCTTGGTTACGTTGGACTGCGCGATGATCTCGCTCAGGCTCGCATTCGCATATCCCAAGCGCAGAAAGACATCGGCAGCGCCAGCAAGGACGGAATCGCGCGTGATCTCCGCGCGCGCTTGCCTAGCCATCAGATCCGCCTGTCATCCCAAAACCAGCCATCCTGAAGTAGACCGAAATCCCGAAGTAGACCGACTTACCGCTCGAACAGCACCCAGAGGATGGGTGAACCGTACCATCAGCTGCCCGCCCGGCAGCGGATTCGAGCATTCGATCAGACCTACAGCGCAATTTGCTGGTTAACATCCGAGTCACTCCCCGGTGCTCGCGCGCCATTCCGAGCTGAGTCGCGGATGGGCTTCCAGATGGCTGAGTCCGTTCCAGCAGAGGTTCACCAGATGTGCCGCGACAACCTCTTTCGACGGTGTGCGCTCGTCGAGCCACCAGGTGGCGGCGGTGGCGACCTGACCGACCAGTGCCTGCGCATAGAGCGTAGACAGGCTGGTGTCGAAACCGCGGCGCTCGAAATCGTCCGCCAGTATGTGCGCCACTTGGTTGGTCGCCTCGTTGAGGAGGCTGGAATACCGGCCTTCGGCAGCGGCGGCGGGCTGATCGCGCACCAGAATTCGAAACCCGTCGGTCCGTTCTTCGATATAGGTCAGCAGTGCTAGCGCGACCTGTTCCAGCCGAATTCGGGACCGATTCTGGGTGAGCGAGGACGTGATCATGTCGAGCAGCATCGACATCTCGCGATCGACGACGACCGCGTACAACCCCTCTTTGCCGCCGAAGTGTTCGTACACGACAGGTTTCGAGACCTGGGCACGTTGCGCGATCTCCTCGATCGAGGTCGCGTCGTATCCGCGTTCGGCGAACAGCGCGCGACCGATCTCGATCAACTGCTGACGCCGCTGGGTACCGGTCATCCGCGGCCGGGACACCCGATGCGACTCACCCGAAGACACAATTCCGCCTCTCCGCGTTTTTTGCCGGTCGTGGGTGCCTCGACGATTTCGCACCGGGCCGACGGTCACCTGCCCGGCTGGGTTTTGGGCGTACCCGACGAGTTACCCATGTGCGTGCGAAATCAGCCGTCACGTTCAGGAAGCTCGCGTACCTGGCTGCCCTCCCGCACGCATGACATTACCGTCCGGCGACAACTGCTCCACAGCCGTCCGGCGACAACTGCTCCACAGCCCCCGCCACCCGCCTGGCAACGCGGCGGATACCGAGCCCACTCTGGACCCCGGTGACCACGAGGCCGGCAGGACACCTCGGGCACGTCCGGTCCGAACGACGAGATCCGAGATCACCAACCCAGGCGGTGTGCACAGATCTCCCCAACGCGACGACTGATCTCGCACGTACATGGGTAACTCACCGGGCACGCCCAGAACTCGAGCAACACCCAACGCAGGACCCGAACGCGAATCTCGCGGCACCCGACCAGTACGGCCTAAAGACCCGGAGAGGCGGGGGAGCGGGGGAGCATTCGCGAGGAAGCGGGGGAGTATGCGAGGATCTTTCCCGTGCCGTGGCACAGCGGCGGGGGTTTCCCGAACCGCCGATGTGGTAATCCGCCGTGGTGTAATGGCAGCACATCTGATTTTGGTTCAGAGAGTTCAGGTTCGAGTCCTGGCGGCGGAGCTCGACAGCACGATGACTATCGTTGGCCGCACATCGCTGACCATGCACGACGACAGCCCCGCACGAGGACAGGCAGCCGAGGGAGATCCATGCCACAGCAGACCGCCGTCGTCGTTCTCGCAGCCGGTGCCGGGACGCGAATGCGGTCGAAGACCCCCAAGGTGCTGCATTCGCTGGCCGGTCGGAGCATGCTCGCGCACGCGCTGCATGCGGCGAACGAGATCGACCCCGCGTACCTCATCACTGTGGTGGGGCACGACCGTGGCCAAGTCGGCGCGGCGGTGTCCGCGATCGCCGACGACCTGGGCCGGGGCATCACGACTGCCATCCAGGAGAAGCAGCTCGGCACGGGGCACGCGGTGCAGTGCGCTCTGGCCGCGCTGCCGGTCGGTTTCACCGGCGATGTCCTGGTCACCTCCGCCGACGTGCCGCTGCTGGACGGGCACACGCTCTCGGCTCTGCTCGACGAGCACCGCAGCTACGCCGAACGCTCGGCGGTCACCGTGCTGACCTTCGTGCCCGACGACCCGAACGGGTACGGCCGCATCGTGCGTGACGCGAACGGCCAGCTGGTCGAGATCGTCGAGCATGCCGACGCCTCTCCGAAGCAGGCCGCGATCCCCGAGGTGAACTCCGGCGTCTACGCGTTCGACGCCGCGATACTGCGGACCATGATCAGCAGGCTCTCCACCGCCAACGCCCAGCACGAGCTGTATCTGACCGACGTGCTGCGACTGGCACACGAGGCAGGCCACCCCGTGCACGGAGCGCGCCTGCTCGACGCGGCCAAGGTCACCGGCGTCAACGACCGCGTGCAGCTGGCTTCGGCGGCGAGCAGGCTCAACCGCTACATCCTGGAACGGCACATGCGCGCCGGCGTCACCATCATGGACCCGGCCTCCACCTGGGTGGATGCCAGCGTGCGGATCGGAAGGGACGCGGTGCTGCGCCCTGGCGTGCAGTTGCTCGGCACCACCGTGATCGGCGAGGACGTCGAGGTGGGCCCGGACAGCACGCTCACCGACGTCATCGTGGGCGACGGCGCCAAGGTGGTCCGCACCCACGGTGAGGGCGCGACCGTCGGGCCGCACGCCAACATCGGCCCGTTCAGCTATCTGCGTCCCGGCACCGTGGTCGGCGATTCGGGCAAGCTGGGCGCCTTCGTGGAGACCAAGAACGCCTCGATCGGCGCGCATTCCAAGGTGCCGCATCTGACCTACGTCGGCGATGCCACCATCGGTGAGCACAGCAACATCGGTGCTTCCAGCGTTTTCGTCAATTACGACGGCGTGACCAAGCACCACACGACAGTTGGCTCGCACGTGCGCACCGGCAGCGACACCATGTTCGTCGCGCCGGTGACGGTGGGTGACGGCGCGTACACGGCGGCGGGTACTGTACTGCGCAGAAGTGTTCCGCCCGGGGCTCTCGCGGTGTCCGGCGGACCGCAGAAGAACATCGAGGGCTGGGTGCAGCAACACCGTCCAGGGACGGACGCGGCGCTCGCGGCGGCGGAATCCATCGCGGCCAAAGAGATGTCGGGTCAGGCAATCGAGCAAAAGGATGGCAAACAGCAGTGACCGCGTCATGGATCGACAACCAGAAGAACCTGATGCTCTTCTCGGGACGCGCCCATCCTGAGCTGGCCGAGCAGGTCGCCAAGGAACTCGACGTGCACGTCACGCCGCAGACCGCCCGCGACTTCGCCAATGGCGAGATCTTCGTCCGATTCGAGGAGTCGGTACGCGGATCCGACGCCTTCCTCCTGCAGAGCTTCCCCGCGCCGCTGAACCAGTGGCTGATGGAGCAGCTCATCATGATCGACGCGCTCAAGCGCGGCTCCGCCAAGCGGATCACCGCGGTGCTGCCCTTCTACCCCTACGCCCGCCAGGACAAGAAGCACCGCGGCCGCGAACCGATCTCGGCCCGCCTGGTCGCCGACCTGCTGAAGACCGCAGGCGCGGACCGGATCATCACCGTCGACCTGCACACCGATCAAATCCAGGGCTTCTTCGACGGCCCGGTCGATCACATGCACGCCCAGCTGCAGCTGGCGGAGTACGTGCGCAACAACTACAGCCTGGAGCACATCACCGTCGTCTCCCCGGACTCGGGACGTGTGCGCGTCGCCGAGAAGTGGGCAGACTCGCTGGGTGGCTCGCCGCTGGCGTTCATCCACAAGACGCGCGACCCGCTGGTGCCGAACCAGGTGAAGTCCAACCGCGTGGTGGGTGAAGTCGAGGGACGCACCTGCATCCTGATCGACGACATGATCGACACCGGTGGCACCATCGCAGGCGCGGTCAATGTGCTGAAGGAGGCAGGCGCCGGTGACGTGGTGATCGCCGCGACCCACGGCGTGCTGAGCCCGCCCGCCGCCGAGCGCCTCGCCTCCTGCGGCGCCAAGGAGGTCGTGGTGACCAACACCCTGCCGATCAGCGAGGAGAAGAAGTTCCCGCAGCTGACCGTGCTCTCCATCGCGCCGCTGCTGGCCCGCACCATCCGTGAGGTCTTCGAAAACGGCTCGGTCACCGGCCTTTTCAACGGCAACGCTTGACCGCCTCTCCGAGTATTCAGGCCGTACTGGTCGGGTGAGACGGGGTTTGCGTTCAGGTCCTGCGTTGGGTGCTCTCCCGCCTCTCCTGGGTTTCAGGCCGTACTAGTCGGCTGCCGCGTGATTTGCGTTCAGGTCCTGCGTTGGGTGCTGGTCGGGTTCTGGACGTACCCGGTGAGTTACCCATGTCCGCACGAGATCAGCTGTTGCGTTGGAAGTGTTGGGTTGTTTGCGTTCTGCACCCGTTAGTCCCTGCGATCGGTGGGGATACTAGGGGTATGGACCGTGACCCGTTGGATACCGACATGGGGGACGACGACCAGGCGGACGAGATCCGCGAGTACGAGCGCAACGTCGAGGATCCGCCCGACGACCTGCTCATCCCCTATCGCGAGAACGACGACGACGGCAGGCTCGGCATCGAAGACGAGCTCGATCAGGAGTGGACGCGGCGCGGGCAACGTGCCGAAGCCGCCGAGGAAGACGACCGGCCCGCCGAGGTGGCCGCCATCGAGATCGTGCACGACGAGGATCTCTGAGACCCGATGTGCGCCACGCTGCCGCAATCGGCGATGGCGAAGAGTTTGCCGTGGTACGCATAGGTGGCGTGACCGGGACGATACGAGGAGGGTGCGATGAGCACGCCGAAGGATCCGGAACCCACGAACAACGCGCCGGAGCAGGAGGCTGCGTCACCGTCGCTGTCGAAGAACGCCGGGAACGCACCCGGCGAGGAGCCCGCACCGCCGACCTCCGATGACGCGTCGGCCGCTCCCGACGACGAATCCGGCGCGCCGCCGCCACCCACCGAGCAAGCACCCGGCTCCGCGGCAGGTCAGCCCGTCGAGCAATGGTGGCAGCCCGCCGATACTCCGCCCGGGGGACCGCTGGGTGGGCAGTGGGGCGCGGAACCGAGCGGGCAGCAGGCCGAACCTCGAGCATGGGGAGCCGACAGCGGGCAGCAGTCGTGGGGCGCGGAACCCGCCGCACCCGGCCAGCCGTGGGGCGCCGCCGCGTCGGGCAGCTCGGCACCGCAGATGCCGCCCGGCGAATCCACCCGGCCGTTCACACCCGGCGACCATGCGCAGTACGGGTCGGCTGGTCAACCGCAGTATCCCCCGGTCGGGCAGCCACCGCAGGATGCCCAGCAGCAGTACCCGCCCAGCGGTCAACCGCAGTACCCCGCGGGCGGCGTCTACAACTACCCGCCGACCACAGGACCGCAAAATTCGCAGTCCGGCGGCTATCCGTCCTATCCACAGCAGGAGTATCAGCCGTACGGCGAGCCGCCGCGGCAGCCGGGCAGTCAGGTGTACTCGATCATCGGATTCGCCTGCGCGGCGATCGCGGTACTGTTCTGCCCGATCCTGTTCGGGCCTGCCGGGATCGTCCTCGGCGTGGTCGGGCACAACAAGGGCGAATCGCTCGGCAAATGGGCGGCCATCGCGGCGGCCATCGGCACGGTGATCGGCTT
The DNA window shown above is from Nocardia sp. NBC_01730 and carries:
- the mfd gene encoding transcription-repair coupling factor; the protein is MSTHRPPLAGLAAAAGADTSLRTVAELIGTASVELVAPSAVRPFVAATVAAERPLVVVTATGREADDLTVELEEMLGAAVAQFPSWETLPHERLSPGADTVGRRLEVLRRIAHPDDSTFPGPLRVVVTTVRSLMQPMAGGLGDIEPIVLRVGVEFDFDELLTRLVEFAYTRVDMVGKRGEFAVRGGILDVFPPTADHPVRVEFWGDEIAELRPFAVADQRSLPDVAANVVVAPPCRELLLTTAVRERAAEVAVANAADAALVEMLEKLAQGIPVDGMEALLPVLQPGQLRLLTEVLPEGTHVLLCDPEKIRTRAADLVRTGEEFLEASWTAASFGGAAPLGGHGLDLAASAYRPLPEIHASADRHGLPWWTLSPLTSGDPAEVVLPVLTGPAARGSDELVATIFASLRAHVSTGGMAVVVVAGQGTAQRVLERLADADVPAAALESGAEPSAGVVGVLCGSLHDGLVFDDAGLVVVAESDLTGNRVTAPAEGKRMPAKRRNQVDPLALNAGDMVVHDQHGIGKFVEMIERTVGGARREYLVIEYAPGKRGQPGDRLFVPMESLDQLSRYVGGEMPSLSKLGGSDWANTKRKARKAVREIAGELVQLYAARQAAPGHAFGLDTPWQQEMEDAFAFTETVDQMTAIAEVKADMEKPVPMDRVVCGDVGYGKTEIAVRAAFKAVQDGKQVVVLVPTTLLAQQHLQTFTERVSGFPITVRGLSRFTDPPDARVVLEGMADGSVDIVVGTHRLLQTGVRWKDLGLVVVDEEQRFGVEHKEHIKALRTHVDVLTMSATPIPRTLEMSLAGIREMSTILTPPEERHPVLTYVGGYNDKQVTAAIRRELLRDGQVFYVHNRVSSIDKAAKRIRDLVPEARVAVAHGQMNEDALESTVQGFWQREFDVLVCTTIIETGLDISNANTLIVERADALGLSQLHQLRGRVGRSRERGYAYFLYPPEKPLTETAYDRLATISQNSDLGAGMAVAMKDLEIRGAGNVLGAEQSGHVAGVGFDLYVRLVGEAVEAYRAAADGKPITTEEIKEVRIDLPVDAHIPPDYVASDRLRLEAYRKLAAAQDDAALALVVEELVDRYGPLPVEVGRLVSVAKLRLLARAYEVAEIAVTGTTLKISPLHLPDSKQLRLKRIYPSAGYRAVSGVVQLPLPRVEDSVGAERVRDVVLLQFVADLLLALDGKAQGAVDLTVATEMSVR
- a CDS encoding TetR/AcrR family transcriptional regulator; amino-acid sequence: MARQARAEITRDSVLAGAADVFLRLGYANASLSEIIAQSNVTKGALYFHFGSKEELARAVVDQGNERLISSCQGFFDPRVPALEACIGITYVVADLSMNDPMVGAMLKLTHQIGDYRGAQGDNIAKTWGDTYRLLSERAVAQGDLESHLDPEVIGLLLQEVTAGVHITAVGTETIDQMAIRMERAWFFLLPSLVPAEKLSYFREFAARRLRRYVP
- a CDS encoding TetR/AcrR family transcriptional regulator, with product MTGTQRRQQLIEIGRALFAERGYDATSIEEIAQRAQVSKPVVYEHFGGKEGLYAVVVDREMSMLLDMITSSLTQNRSRIRLEQVALALLTYIEERTDGFRILVRDQPAAAAEGRYSSLLNEATNQVAHILADDFERRGFDTSLSTLYAQALVGQVATAATWWLDERTPSKEVVAAHLVNLCWNGLSHLEAHPRLSSEWRASTGE
- the glmU gene encoding bifunctional UDP-N-acetylglucosamine diphosphorylase/glucosamine-1-phosphate N-acetyltransferase GlmU — its product is MPQQTAVVVLAAGAGTRMRSKTPKVLHSLAGRSMLAHALHAANEIDPAYLITVVGHDRGQVGAAVSAIADDLGRGITTAIQEKQLGTGHAVQCALAALPVGFTGDVLVTSADVPLLDGHTLSALLDEHRSYAERSAVTVLTFVPDDPNGYGRIVRDANGQLVEIVEHADASPKQAAIPEVNSGVYAFDAAILRTMISRLSTANAQHELYLTDVLRLAHEAGHPVHGARLLDAAKVTGVNDRVQLASAASRLNRYILERHMRAGVTIMDPASTWVDASVRIGRDAVLRPGVQLLGTTVIGEDVEVGPDSTLTDVIVGDGAKVVRTHGEGATVGPHANIGPFSYLRPGTVVGDSGKLGAFVETKNASIGAHSKVPHLTYVGDATIGEHSNIGASSVFVNYDGVTKHHTTVGSHVRTGSDTMFVAPVTVGDGAYTAAGTVLRRSVPPGALAVSGGPQKNIEGWVQQHRPGTDAALAAAESIAAKEMSGQAIEQKDGKQQ
- a CDS encoding ribose-phosphate diphosphokinase; this encodes MTASWIDNQKNLMLFSGRAHPELAEQVAKELDVHVTPQTARDFANGEIFVRFEESVRGSDAFLLQSFPAPLNQWLMEQLIMIDALKRGSAKRITAVLPFYPYARQDKKHRGREPISARLVADLLKTAGADRIITVDLHTDQIQGFFDGPVDHMHAQLQLAEYVRNNYSLEHITVVSPDSGRVRVAEKWADSLGGSPLAFIHKTRDPLVPNQVKSNRVVGEVEGRTCILIDDMIDTGGTIAGAVNVLKEAGAGDVVIAATHGVLSPPAAERLASCGAKEVVVTNTLPISEEKKFPQLTVLSIAPLLARTIREVFENGSVTGLFNGNA